The Carnobacterium mobile DSM 4848 genome includes a window with the following:
- a CDS encoding DUF1189 family protein, whose product MKTDKFPLSYFNQIWTPKRSFKGRHQLNWLQLVIILVFLTSVLMIPVALNFVKMDSYPIDESYPDTFELIDDTVAAALQKTTIINGTLQMQPESEYKSKNGIVSIGSSEVQAKQKLKETNALVFTKNRFYLKNKEVPVSNVQYTKDFDLSSANSVKEIKDELSRQWFIQNRGYVMGSLMFLVFSILFVSTIFIVFGSAFFLYLTRKNSFSSIKTYKESMNLVLNALGLPTLVVLISAFVQFDIVVMLTIQSLGLVLMILMVFYQTKFNDKASLENNKSVFGGKVNG is encoded by the coding sequence ATGAAAACCGATAAATTTCCATTGTCTTATTTTAACCAGATTTGGACACCGAAACGATCTTTTAAAGGGCGGCACCAATTGAATTGGCTGCAGCTCGTCATCATACTAGTTTTTTTGACGAGTGTGCTGATGATTCCAGTTGCGTTGAATTTTGTGAAAATGGATAGTTACCCAATTGATGAAAGTTACCCTGATACTTTTGAATTAATTGACGATACAGTTGCAGCCGCACTGCAAAAGACTACAATCATCAACGGCACATTGCAAATGCAGCCTGAATCAGAATACAAATCAAAAAACGGAATCGTTAGTATAGGAAGTTCTGAAGTGCAAGCCAAACAAAAACTGAAAGAAACAAATGCACTCGTTTTTACAAAGAATCGTTTTTACTTAAAAAATAAAGAGGTTCCTGTTTCTAACGTTCAATACACAAAAGATTTTGATTTGAGCAGCGCAAATTCCGTTAAAGAAATAAAAGATGAGCTTTCTCGACAATGGTTTATTCAAAACCGTGGGTATGTAATGGGTTCTTTGATGTTCTTGGTATTCAGTATTTTATTTGTCAGTACGATTTTTATTGTCTTCGGTTCAGCTTTTTTCTTGTACTTAACTAGAAAAAACTCTTTTTCATCGATTAAAACGTATAAGGAATCTATGAACTTGGTATTAAATGCCTTAGGGCTGCCAACGCTGGTCGTACTCATTTCAGCTTTTGTGCAATTTGACATAGTAGTGATGTTGACGATTCAATCTCTTGGACTAGTTCTGATGATTTTAATGGTTTTTTATCAAACAAAATTTAATGACAAAGCAAGTTTAGAAAATAATAAGAGTGTCTTTGGAGGTAAAGTCAATGGTTAA
- a CDS encoding glycoside hydrolase family 65 protein yields MVKRLFEVDPWKIVSSSLEKKDKRLQESLTSIGNGYMGMRGNFEEGYSGDSHLGTYLAGVWFPDKTRVGWWKNGYPEYFGKVINATNFIPVEVYVNGQKIDLANDFIKDYKIELNMKTGILHRSYSLIKDGNEICLHFKRFVSLTIKELALIEVSAEMLQGEAAISFVPLMDGNVSNEDSNYEENFWIEMDRGIGEKSYLTTKTIPNNFGIEQFTVTTMMQTLAEEAESRQTAEKAMQVREEINYQLSTGEKACVTKLVSVVTSRDIVPEKQKTAAALILDQAAAKGPAELEAEHIAAWAERWHKADVVIEGDDESQQGIRFNIFQLFSTYYGEDSRLNVGPKGFTGEKYGGATYWDTEAYIVPMYLSVADEAVTEQLLKYRFDQLPGAFHNAEQQGLKGALYPMVTFNGIECHNEWEITFEEIHRNSTIAYAIYNYTNYTGKEEYLLTKGIDVLTAIARFWADRVHYSARSDHYMIHGVTGPNEYENNVNNNWYTNRMAVWELEYTLESLEKISITKQAELNVTDEETAYWKDIIAKMYYPYNEELGVFVQHDTFLDKDLRPVASLDTAEQPINQHWSWDKILRSCFIKQADVLQGIYYLNHEFTMEEKQRNFDFYEPMTVHESSLSPSIHAVLAAELGNTEKAVEFYARTARLDLDNYNNDTEDGLHITSMSGGWLAIVQGFAGMRTADAQLSFKPFCPAGWDSYNFMIKYRGRLLHITVTKETVKVVLVEGNALTFKLYDDVYELTSEVSAAVQQTVKKDEF; encoded by the coding sequence ATGGTTAAAAGGTTATTTGAAGTAGATCCTTGGAAAATCGTATCTTCTTCTCTTGAAAAGAAGGATAAGCGTTTGCAAGAAAGTTTAACTTCTATTGGAAATGGTTATATGGGAATGCGCGGCAATTTTGAAGAAGGGTATTCAGGCGACAGTCACTTAGGGACCTACTTAGCTGGTGTGTGGTTTCCGGATAAGACACGGGTCGGCTGGTGGAAAAACGGCTACCCCGAGTACTTTGGGAAAGTAATCAATGCAACGAATTTTATTCCAGTTGAGGTATATGTCAATGGTCAAAAAATTGATTTAGCCAATGATTTTATAAAAGATTATAAAATTGAATTAAATATGAAAACAGGAATTTTGCATCGTTCTTATAGTCTAATCAAAGACGGAAATGAAATTTGTTTACATTTTAAACGGTTTGTCAGTTTAACGATCAAAGAATTAGCTCTTATTGAAGTAAGTGCTGAAATGCTGCAAGGCGAAGCAGCCATTTCATTTGTTCCCTTAATGGATGGGAATGTGTCAAACGAAGACAGCAACTACGAGGAAAATTTTTGGATAGAGATGGATCGTGGAATTGGTGAAAAAAGCTACTTAACAACAAAAACGATTCCTAATAACTTTGGCATTGAGCAGTTCACCGTTACAACGATGATGCAAACACTCGCTGAAGAAGCAGAAAGCCGGCAAACTGCTGAAAAAGCGATGCAAGTACGAGAAGAAATAAACTATCAATTATCAACAGGAGAAAAAGCCTGTGTTACAAAATTAGTGAGTGTCGTTACAAGTCGTGATATTGTGCCAGAAAAGCAGAAAACCGCTGCTGCACTTATTTTAGACCAAGCAGCAGCAAAAGGGCCGGCTGAACTAGAAGCCGAGCATATTGCAGCATGGGCTGAGCGATGGCATAAAGCCGACGTAGTGATCGAAGGCGATGACGAAAGTCAACAAGGTATTCGATTTAATATTTTCCAACTGTTCTCCACTTATTATGGAGAAGACTCGCGTTTGAATGTGGGACCGAAAGGATTTACAGGCGAAAAATACGGCGGAGCAACTTATTGGGACACAGAAGCCTATATTGTACCCATGTATCTTTCTGTAGCTGATGAAGCTGTAACTGAGCAATTATTGAAATACCGTTTTGATCAATTGCCAGGCGCTTTCCACAATGCTGAACAGCAAGGGTTAAAAGGTGCTTTATATCCGATGGTTACCTTTAATGGGATAGAGTGCCATAACGAATGGGAAATTACTTTTGAAGAAATTCATCGTAACAGCACGATTGCTTATGCTATTTATAATTATACAAACTACACTGGCAAAGAAGAGTATTTGCTGACAAAAGGCATTGATGTGTTAACCGCAATCGCTCGTTTTTGGGCAGACCGCGTTCATTATTCTGCTCGATCAGATCACTATATGATTCATGGAGTTACAGGACCTAATGAGTATGAAAACAATGTAAACAACAACTGGTATACCAATCGAATGGCAGTATGGGAGTTGGAATATACTTTAGAGAGTTTAGAAAAAATTTCAATAACGAAACAAGCAGAGCTAAACGTGACAGACGAAGAAACAGCTTATTGGAAAGATATTATTGCTAAGATGTACTATCCATATAATGAAGAATTAGGCGTTTTTGTTCAACATGATACATTTCTTGATAAAGACTTGCGACCTGTTGCTTCATTAGATACAGCAGAACAACCTATCAATCAACATTGGTCTTGGGATAAAATTTTACGTTCTTGTTTTATTAAGCAAGCTGATGTACTTCAAGGAATCTATTACTTGAATCATGAATTCACTATGGAAGAAAAACAACGGAACTTTGATTTTTATGAGCCGATGACTGTTCATGAAAGCTCCCTCTCTCCTTCTATCCATGCTGTTCTGGCAGCTGAACTAGGAAATACAGAAAAAGCTGTTGAATTTTATGCGCGAACAGCCCGTTTAGACTTGGATAACTATAATAACGACACTGAAGACGGGTTACACATTACTTCAATGAGCGGCGGATGGCTGGCTATAGTGCAAGGTTTTGCTGGGATGCGCACAGCTGATGCGCAGTTGTCTTTTAAACCTTTTTGTCCTGCTGGATGGGATAGCTACAATTTTATGATTAAATACCGCGGCAGATTGTTGCATATCACAGTTACAAAAGAAACAGTAAAAGTTGTTCTAGTAGAAGGAAATGCTTTAACTTTCAAACTATATGATGACGTATATGAATTGACAAGCGAAGTTTCTGCTGCTGTTCAGCAAACAGTTAAAAAGGATGAATTTTAA
- the pgmB gene encoding beta-phosphoglucomutase has protein sequence MIKGFVFDLDGVLTDTAEYHYLAWQELGEKIGISFDREFNEQLKGISRMDSLERILAYGHKSNLYSEEKKMILADEKNEDYKKLITQITPADLLPGIPELLNEIKTSEIKLALASASKNGPVILERLGIADLFDTVVDPATLKKGKPDPEIFIKGAEQLGLRPEECVGVEDAEAGIEAINVAGMFSVGVGNEPSMKAADLFVASTADLRLSTILAAVQNK, from the coding sequence ATGATCAAAGGGTTTGTATTTGACTTAGATGGCGTATTGACAGACACCGCAGAGTACCATTATTTAGCATGGCAAGAATTGGGTGAAAAAATTGGGATTTCTTTTGACCGGGAGTTTAATGAACAATTGAAAGGCATCAGTCGCATGGATTCACTGGAACGAATCTTAGCTTATGGCCATAAAAGCAATCTCTATTCTGAAGAAAAGAAAATGATTTTAGCAGATGAAAAAAATGAAGACTATAAAAAGCTGATTACTCAAATCACTCCAGCTGATCTGCTTCCTGGTATACCAGAGTTGTTGAATGAAATAAAAACATCTGAAATCAAATTAGCTTTGGCTTCTGCTAGTAAAAATGGACCCGTTATCTTGGAGCGTTTAGGGATTGCCGATTTATTTGATACAGTAGTTGATCCCGCAACATTAAAGAAAGGTAAGCCGGATCCGGAAATTTTTATTAAAGGAGCAGAGCAATTGGGACTGCGGCCAGAAGAATGTGTTGGTGTTGAAGACGCAGAAGCTGGAATCGAAGCGATCAATGTGGCTGGCATGTTTTCAGTTGGGGTAGGCAATGAGCCATCCATGAAAGCAGCGGATTTATTTGTTGCTTCTACAGCTGATTTAAGACTTTCAACTATATTAGCAGCAGTTCAAAATAAATAA
- a CDS encoding glycoside hydrolase family 13 protein has product MKKKWWHSSVVYQVYPRSFQDSNGDGIGDLRGIIQRLDYLAELGIDVIWLSPVYQSPNDDNGYDISDYQAISPEFGTMEDMERLIEEARKRNIRMVMDLVVNHTSDEHPWFIEAQKGRDNAFRDFYIWRDPAEDGGLPNELLSVFSGPAWEFDENSGQYYLHLYSKKQPDLNWENPEVREQIWNMMNFWLEKGIGGFRMDVIDTIGKVPDELITTNGPKLHDYLQEMNQRTFGNYDVLTVGETWGATPEIAKLYSDPDREELSMVFQFEHIGLDQQPDKPKWDTKPLDFIELKAVFTKWQTELDGKGWNSLFWNNHDIPRIVSNWGDDSEEYRVVSAKMFATFLHLLKGTPYIYQGEEIGMINTPVSSIEEIDDIESKNMYHERIAQGCDPQAILASINKKGRDNSRRPMQWDATVHAGFTSGTPWLALNPLYREINVAADYLKEDSIFKHYQKLIQLRKEHELVVWGEYRELLPEDPQLYVYERSYNGETWLVVINFYGTTAVYKDPSRQADSIILSNYMNSGMELSNLMLRPYEAVVYQLS; this is encoded by the coding sequence ATGAAAAAAAAGTGGTGGCATAGTTCAGTTGTTTATCAAGTGTATCCTAGAAGTTTCCAAGATAGTAATGGAGATGGAATTGGAGACTTACGAGGAATTATCCAGCGTTTGGATTACTTAGCTGAATTAGGCATTGATGTTATTTGGTTGAGTCCAGTCTATCAATCGCCAAATGACGATAACGGTTACGATATCAGCGATTATCAAGCTATCTCTCCAGAATTCGGAACGATGGAGGACATGGAAAGATTGATTGAAGAAGCCAGAAAGAGAAACATTCGAATGGTAATGGATTTAGTTGTTAACCATACATCCGATGAACATCCTTGGTTTATTGAAGCTCAAAAAGGACGCGATAATGCATTTCGTGATTTCTATATTTGGCGGGACCCAGCTGAAGATGGAGGACTGCCCAATGAACTGTTATCAGTTTTCAGCGGTCCAGCTTGGGAATTTGATGAAAATTCCGGACAATATTACTTGCATCTCTATAGTAAGAAACAGCCAGATTTGAATTGGGAAAACCCCGAAGTCCGTGAACAAATTTGGAACATGATGAATTTTTGGCTAGAAAAAGGTATTGGCGGATTCCGAATGGATGTTATTGACACTATCGGAAAAGTACCAGATGAACTAATTACTACGAATGGACCGAAATTACATGATTATTTGCAAGAAATGAATCAACGAACCTTTGGCAATTACGATGTACTGACAGTTGGTGAGACATGGGGAGCAACTCCTGAGATTGCAAAACTGTATTCCGATCCTGACCGTGAAGAGCTATCAATGGTATTTCAATTTGAACACATTGGTTTAGACCAGCAGCCGGATAAACCAAAATGGGATACAAAGCCGCTTGATTTTATTGAATTAAAAGCTGTTTTCACTAAATGGCAAACTGAATTGGATGGAAAAGGCTGGAATAGTTTATTTTGGAATAATCATGATATACCGCGCATTGTTTCCAATTGGGGAGATGATTCTGAAGAATACCGAGTTGTTTCAGCAAAAATGTTTGCGACATTTTTACATCTATTGAAAGGAACACCGTATATTTACCAAGGAGAAGAAATTGGTATGATCAACACTCCTGTTTCTTCTATAGAAGAGATTGATGATATCGAAAGTAAAAATATGTACCATGAACGCATAGCACAAGGTTGTGATCCTCAAGCTATTTTAGCGTCTATTAATAAAAAGGGACGCGATAATTCAAGACGTCCAATGCAATGGGATGCTACAGTACATGCCGGCTTTACGTCCGGAACACCTTGGTTAGCTTTAAACCCTCTTTATAGAGAAATAAATGTAGCTGCTGATTACTTAAAGGAAGATAGTATTTTTAAGCATTATCAAAAATTAATACAACTACGGAAAGAGCACGAATTGGTAGTTTGGGGAGAGTATCGGGAACTATTGCCAGAAGACCCTCAGTTATATGTATACGAACGCAGTTACAATGGCGAAACCTGGTTAGTTGTGATTAATTTTTATGGAACAACGGCAGTTTATAAAGATCCTTCTCGTCAGGCAGATTCAATTATTTTAAGCAATTACATGAACAGTGGAATGGAGTTATCAAACTTAATGCTTCGACCTTATGAGGCTGTTGTTTACCAATTGAGTTAG